TTGTCCTTGAACGCTTATACCTCTCTGCACTGTACCAGCCACACCTAATTATAGCATCACACTGTGTCAAGGAAGGAGTATGTTCCAACAGGCAAGGTGCTAGGGTGTGATGTGCTGAGGCAAGCAGAACTGGCCCTGGACATGAAAGGAACGTGTAGTGATTCAATGACTTGTGAAGATGGAGAAGTGGAGGTCCTGCTTGACGGGAGTAAACAGGGGGCAGACATtcctaaaaaaagaacactgctccaaaattgtacagtatgtgcagaaCAGATATATTCTTAAGGTTGAATCAAGGTGACAACATAATGCATGCCAAAGACTGCAGCACAGCTTCTACACCAAAAGCTTATTCTCGTACCTGCAAACACAACAGCCTTTATTTAGAATACTGGCATATGTGGGCGaacaccatagactgtatataaacaggcaGACACCTGACAATATGATGCATtctaataaatgtttttgtcctgACTGTAGTACTATTTTCATATGCACACTGGAATTAATTATAGCGCTGAAAGAGTGAGTTATGACACCTATAACTcccgtttggtgtgaacgcaccaaaGTTACctctttatttcctctcttCAGTTGTTGCTGAAGCACCAACTGGATGTCTTTCCTTGCACCATGGCAATCTCCCCTGTAGCAGTCTGAAGAATCTCAAGGTTCTGTAAATGACAGAATCAGGTCTTTTTTTCAGAGAAATACAGGAAGGTTAAGTTGTTAAATTGTTTGTGCAAGGCCATATGATGTGTCGTTGTCAACACGACCGAGAGTATACAACACTTTTACTTCCAGCGTTTACTCCTCACACAAACTAACTGCCTGGATGAAACTGAGAGATGCATTTATCCTACAAAGTTTCAAGACATTTAACCTTCTCTTTAAGTGCTATTTTATAACAATTTATATGTGGATTTTAAaacctaaaaatatatattgtatatcatTCAGGGAAGGATTTTCTTGTCTCTTTCTTGAATTTTGAATAACCACAATGCAGATGAAATATTCAGTCTTATTCATACCTTTATACATTGAGTGCAAaccattttaaaacacaatgagtCAGTGGATGAATTGGTCATTTAACTCTGGGAGTGAAAGGCATTGTAGATGTCATTCGAAGCAAGAATCCACATTTATTCTATCCTAAAATGAACAAAGTTCCAATCCTCTGATTTTGCCAGATAATTTTGTCATCTTCTTGGATAAGGCTTTTGATTCAAGTCGCTGATCTGTGTAACACACTTTTCAAAGCATTTCGTCGTCACCATTATACAAGGATTATTCTTCACGATCATATCCTCCATCTtcattcatcactttgaagTGTCCTTAAAGCTAAGCTTATATGTGGAACAGATGCAGTTATTTCCACttttaatgttgaaataattcTGACGTGACTGAGCGTTAACCCAACCTCAACCCCTGTCACTTAATAccttaaataattataattttttcgCATAATTGAAAAGAATAACCTACACAAACGCTAATTTGATCATTGTAATTTTAATTATTCTTCAACAAGAAATTATAATTGAAATAGTTAATGAACTGTTGAAGTCTTTTTAGCTGGAAATTGTCTAATTTCAGATCTTATGCCTCAAGTGATCCCCCAACTCATTTTTTTAGGTGAGTAGCCCGAGGTATTGCcctaaaaaagaaaggaaattaaTAAAGCACTCAAGGTCATTTGCCAGGAAACTCCGAGAGGAGCCATCAATTTACTGCTCCGAGGGACCGGCCAAGGTAAAACAAGCTGAAGcttcatatttctttaaaatgaaattagcaTTTTCAAGTGCAACAATGAAGAAGTGTCGCTTTGAATTGTAATAACTCATCCAACATGGCTCTGCTTGCAGCCAGGAAACTTTAACATTTACACCATGAGCTTGTTTGTCAACATCTGTGTACCAGTCGCTGACACGGGTGCGTGTGCAGTTTTTACTGTCATGTGTTTACCTCCTTTTCATGCGTCTGACAGCTTGGCTGATTTCCTCCGATCCTCATCTCGATTCTTGCCTCTTGCCTCATTCAATGAAAGGTAAAAAAGTGCAGGGAAGCAAAAGAGCCCACTGGCCCCACAGATAACACAAACGCACGCATGCAGGCACACACGTCACATGTCTTCTCAGACACCAGACAGTGTGTCGGGAGCACTTGTGCAACTGTATGAAGGGCCCTTTAATCTGTAATTTGCTGCAATCAGAGACCCTGGACCTTTGGGGTACAGTGAGTCAGATACTTGAAATTGAGCCCCTGCCGGACACcattatatatagtatatactgTCGTATTTTCTGTGTCTGAGCTCCTCCGGTTGTCCTGTTGGAAGGCTTAATACGAAGTCACCAGTGACACGTCCAATTTAGAAAGGTTCCTCCTGAGTCTCACTCGTGGACTCAAGCTGAAGTATTGATCCTTGAAATGTCTACAAGTCTATAGTTGCTCTTCCTTCATTGTTATGCCCATTTGATGTTTTATGAACTACGGTCACCACCACACCAAACTGACACAAATTGCGGTGCTATTTCAAAACAACTTTCACTTATACAAAGTTAAATTTACCATATTATTCTGCCCAAAAACTGATTCCATGCCGTAGCAATATTTTCCTAAACATtgaaattcattttaaacatgtaaatCTTATTGAGCATTCAGTGGAAGAGAATTTTTACTCAGTTCAAAATTCTCAAAATTCTTATCATGATTTAGTTACTCCGGTGTCTCTCTAAGGTGGTTTCCTTCACAACACATTAGACATTCAAAAACTGCCTGTGAACATAATTTGGGCATAATGCTGTTGTGATATTTATTAACAACAAACAGCATGGATAAGGAATTGGTATGTGGATTTGTGAGAACGGAATGAACAAGCTCATAAAGtactgattttaatattttattctttgatACTGAACAATAGTACATCGGTAGATAGATACACTTTTAATAGAGTCTGAAAACTCTTGATCATTCACCAGCTTTTCATCTCTTGAGACTGATTGTTAACATGTCGCATTTATATCTGTATCTTTTTGAAGTAATTTACAGATTGCTACAGAACCGTGTTCTCCGTAATTACCAATCTCTTAATTATAACTGTAAATTAAAGTCTGTTTCTTTTGATTAACATCAACAGGTTCcttgttggtttgtctgtgtcGTAGAAAAATACAtctggcaagaaaaaaaagtccaactaATTAGTCAGATCTAGTCTTTAAGAAATCATCCGTTTAAATTGATAATTATTCTCACGGATTTCGGTCTTTGGTGTCTGCTGTCCCCGTATCTGGACCGAGTGGGGTTTTCTTAAATATGGAGCAATAGGAGTTGGGGATTACTTGCTAATTAGTGTTCCTGTATCATGGGATTAATTAATTCAAAGCATTTACATATATTCTAATTGTCTTGCCAAGCTAATTCGCATCACTGTGCCACTGATGTATTATTTTAGGATTGGTGAAGTTTGTTGAAAGTCAGTATGTCACACGTCaccacattgttgttgttgttgtcgttgttggtgtcggtggtggtggtgctgctgctatTTAATATGTTGAAGCAGTGAAATAGAAATTCATGTATTCAAAActcatttgttatttaaagTAGTGCCTTGACTCTCCTATTACCTGTGTTGTATTATCTTACTGTTATATAAGTTGTGAGATTCTATACTGCTGAGAAACAAGAAAATCTATTGTCTTATTGTCATATCTGGTAGGATCACTTACAAATAAAACCTGACTCATTAGACACCTATTCTTAGcgaaaaatctttaaaatgtaatgtgtttatttagaAATTAGGGTTAATTGAACAAGCTGTTACTTTCACAAGTAAAACAATTCATATAAGACAAGGTTGGTTCAAATTTTTGCAGTTCTAATTTAAGAAATATTTTTGCCAATTACGttagttttgtcattttataaaTTAATCCTGCAAACTGAGACTCTTGGCCAACAATCGGGTTCTAGCTTCagcaaatgcattcattttcatttgtttgccaAGTTTTGAAATTCACTTCTAAATTTAAAGGAGCATAAAACCAAAACTTCCGccaaaacagagtgaaagaaaaaataatagagAAGAATTGGCCTTGAGTGATTTCACAAGTTGAATAGTAGTTTCTTCGTGATGGTCGTAACAAGGCCGTCTCCCAGCAGAGCCGATGAAGCATAAATCATGCTTGGAGAACCCAACCAGCAATTAGCACAGTGAAATTCAATAACATAACTGTCAGtgcaaagttgttttttgaattaaaacattaaattaaactcATTCATGTTTATGAATTTAGTCACTCCTTTAAACCTCTGCTTATTGATTACCACCATCAACTGACTGTTTGTTGATTTCAAAATGCTGAGGACCACTCATTAAAATGTTAGAGATAATTGATTCTCATCTGTGTAGCCGAGCATGCTTCGAAATTCCAAGTTAATTTAGCTGTACCCTGCAGAGTGAGGGGGCTTGAGTGGGAGGACGAGTTGGCACAAGGTAAGACTTATTTTCCAAACCAATCTCTTTCCTTTGCATAAttatatgaattaaattaattgGGAATGCACATTTGCATATCTAGGTTATTTCtcttatggagaaaaaaagtctttggaGAGTATAGAAACAATTACTAGGCTGCCAGACAGTAAAACACCCCAATTTCTTCCTTCGTGTTTGCCATTTGCCCCCCAGTGTTTCACTCCAGGGAGGATTTAGCCTCAGTACTCTGGAGGAATGATTTGATAACACCACAGTCCAATATGTGCAGGAGTCACACCCATGAAGCAATTTAATGGATTTTGCAGCtgcttttaaaacacagaatcacCTGATATCTTTAAATTACTCTGAACACTTgaagttatttataatatattgaGTAGGGAGGGGATTTTTCAAGGGAGGGAAAAGTAGAAATTAAATtctaaaataaatgtgattagACCTGTGTAATCTGATACAGGCTAATAAATGGTGTGGGGGAATCTCATTTTCTGCTCCtgtcaaagactttttttcactgctgcatTGTAGGATTACTCTGCTTGATCGGTTATAAAGTCAGTTCTATTTTTGACCTACTAAGCTATAACATTACGTGGTCAACTCAACTGGAAGTTGCTTAATATAAGTAATTAGTagtagtttatttattttatttttcattgaaaacTATTCCAGTTTAAGTCTAGGAAAATTGTTTTGAAATTTACTCTCAATATCAGCTGTAACATACACGTGTGCTCTTCCAGTTCATTACTATGTTGTCTTTTACAACAGTAAAGGTCTCCGAAGTGAGatagaaaaatacttttataaatgttcataaaacaacaatacCATAACCCCTGGTGACATGTTTTGGTTATGAAACCCAAAGATATTGAATTTGCTATCATAGACAACCAACAAAGCtaacaaatatttcaaattaaaaatataactGGAAACAGCTGTTTTTGTAGCTGATTTTATTTGCCAAGCTTGGGATATAAGGCAGGATATTTTGTTTAAGACTGAGTTTTACAGGTGGCTGTGGCTCACATAGTGGAGTGTCCTCTAACCACAAGGTTGGTGGTTGGattcccagctcctccagtctgcatgccaaagtgtccttgggcaaggtACTGAACCCCGGGAATTGTGTGTAATAGTAAAAATGCTGTGTATAGAAGCATGTGTAGTGTAAACCGCTTGGAGAGGtcaatatgactagaaaagtgctatgtAGATACAGTCCTTTTAGTTCTTTTTAATACAATCtgtaattttttattaaattaaatttgaacaCTCAAACTGTACCTTTCGGTGTCTTGTAAACCCACAAGCATTGGGCAAAACTTTCTCACAGATATTCTTATGATTGCAAAAAGGTTTAAATTAAACTTAAATGGAAAATCCTCCTATTTGGGCCACACACTGCAGGCAGCTCTGTGATTTCTGCATTTGTAATATTACAAATAGTGTAATATTTTATCAAAATGGATATTTATGGAAGCAAAATTACTAActcaaacatgcacatgaaACTAAATTACAGTGAGTGGATTCGTAATTAGTAATTTTCCACTCCCATGTGTTCTACGTTGACCTCGTTTGGGGATGACCCTGAAGGCAAATCAGTTCTGCATTATGAAGCTTGAGATAATAACATTTTGCAGAGTTTTCTCCAAATGAGGCAGTCAAATGAATTGCCGATGTGAGTTTAAAATCGTGGGTCACAGACATGCAATTTTTGCAATTTATTGTCTGTGAACACCAAAGTAACACTATATACCAACAGcagggaaaagggggaaaaataggTTTTCATGTAGAGAGTTAAAATTAATCATgatttctgaaaatgtctgaaGAACATGCTGGGTCTGAAAATGTGGAAATAACTAACCAGTTACCATTTAGCATTTCATTTCCTTAATTTGTGCTACAGATGGACACCAATTTGCCCAGATGCACAGTTAGCATGTCCATACAAGGACACATTAATTGCATCcctattttaattttttcccacCGCTGCTTTCATCTGATATTCAGTTCCATTCAGCTCAGTGTCCTCATCAAAGGTCGCGCTGTGCTTTCTGCACAGCCAACAGGCTTGTTTGATATTCCATTCTTTAAGCCGCATCAAGAAAGAGGGCACTTATGAGCAGCAAGTGTAATAATCTCAGCGGCATCGGGAATGGGAGAGTGTATAGAGGTCAAGAAGCTTTTTAAGTTCatcaataaagacattttactttaaaaaaacacattgatgctattgttgttgttgtttcttttcttgtgcCCTTGATATGATtttggattttcatttttatttagcaTGTTCTTTTGAAGAGAGATtaattacacacaaaacacaaataatatgaACCACACtgaataatattgtttttatctgttaaggtcattttggatttttttttttttaatggatgagATTCAGTTTTGAAATATCTGCTGTTCAATAATATGATTTGAGTAGTTTTCATATAGAATTGTTTTAATGCTGGATTTTCCATATGAATGCTTGAACCACTGCGTCATCTACTGGTGCTGCAGGGTTATCTTTTGTCACGTAACACTCTCAGTGTGAAGTGAGTATTTGCTGCCCCCTTTTGGTTTTTAATGTAACGTGTACACttgcaaacacattcacaatcCGATGTGGTAATTACGTCCCAAGGTCCTCTtgttgtgaaatacatttttaaatctttgatacatgaattcatttaattgattgtgggtttttttcaccgGATCCATCTTGATTTTTGAGAGGGTTCTTGGTGATGTTAGTGCTGAAAGATTTGCTTGATCTTCCCTTCTGGTTGGCACACCGTCTTACATCCCTCAGCTTTCAGGCAGGGCTCCATTGCAAGAGGCTTTCCTGACTCATCCGTGTACAGACATGCGGAGATCAAATGGATCAGACTCATGATGGTCATCAGGAGCATGAGAAACCCTAAAGATCATAAAAATCTACAATAAAAGACAAATCTGGCTGTTATTTGTGCATTTTACCACTCCCTTATAGGATCTTACCGCAGTAGATTGTGTTTGCAGAGAGGTCATGGACACGATAGCTTCTGGTGAACATTGTCCCCAAGCCCAGAATGAGAATGGGGTAAACGCTGAACGTACAGCACAAGTACCTCCTTAACAGGAAGTTCTCAAGAATGAACCTGAGGGGAGCAACATGCATTTTCAGTCATATCATCACATAATTTTTCCTTACAACCACAAGGCAAAAAACAATGCAAGACATTCCTTTACATCTGTAGTATTTTGTCCTTACCAGGTTATAGTGCACAAGGAGACGATGGTGAGCACGATGGTGCTAGCCAGTGGGTCTGGCACACCTGCTTTGTACTTGAGCACTATGCCAAGACCCACCACGGCGTTTAAGAGAGACCACCAAGCAAACACTGCCAGCCCGTTCTGGGTCTGAAGATAAAGCATATGCATTGTTGTAGAGAAATTTTGAAATTCTCCAAATTAGTGATGATGGAACGGTAAATTTGATCAAGTATTCCAATACATTTTCCATATATTACCGGATGCAAATTAAATGTAGACGTTTTAGTTTAACCTCACCAGGTATCGTGTCCACAAGATCCCACTAGGGTTGTTAATGGCCAGCCaggctttgtgtttgtggaggaTAGAGTAGGACATGTAGAGCATGTAGAAGCTGAGGACTGGTAGACTCCATCTGAGCACGACAACTCCAACTATATCGCTGTGGAAATGAACAGCATGTGAATATTGACGAACATATTTCTGTGTGATTTTTATTGTAGCCGTAGACGTGTGTGTGCTACAGTACATCACTTACTGTCTGTCCCACAGAGACATGCTGCATATTCttgtaaaatgaatgatggtCCACAGGAGGTAAAATACTGGAGGGTGGATTTCTGGATTGCAAGACTGAGGACCGAGGACATTTctacagatgaaacaaaaaaattagcAAATTACCTTTCTTTGTGACAGATTTCATCAGAAATTCCCACTTATGCATGCATATAATATGAGTTagtttgttttcactgttaCACTAGTCatcattttgttgtatttatgaCAAATTAGTTGCTAAGGTGTGTTTGCTGCCCACAGAATTGTAGTTACAAGTGCAGTGTGACCACAGGTGTTGTCCAATCAAACAGGACAGAAATCTTAAGGGTTTTAACTTAAATAGCCACAGAGGCCCTGTTAAACCataccaaaaacaaaaccattgcTACCTTTTAAAAAGTCTGACCACTGCTTCCACAAGCCAAGCCTTTGACCAAAGGTCAACCACGATCCAGTAAGTTTCTGACCACCAGTCCATAGTCACCTCTAGGGCGAAGGTCTCGGACACATCCCTGGATGAGGTCTGAAACAGAGCTGAAGGCCAAGAAGATAATGACTAATCCTTGGTTAGTGGGCATGATAAATGTCCAGAAAGTGACACAACTTAAATGGGCAGTAAGcagttttggagaaagattgttttttgtaaaagtttTGACTGCATTGGTCGGGACGGGAAATGAATGCActtaccactaggccaaaacccctaaGTCATAGCATGTgacgctagcacgtctcttaatgtgtcagggagtgatgttcacaaactacACACAATCGCACCACTTTTATCAcagttttcaatttacagagtcAGGGCTGCCCCTGTTTTTTTCGGTGCacgcacagaaccgacagctagggaacattttacaaaaagtgtattggattaaaatagTTTGCTGACCCTTTAACTGGGGTTTTAAGAGCACAATACATCTGCAATCAGTATTTTGATTTGTCCACTTAAAATATACACTCTCCATTTTATGTGACAGTCTAAGCTGCAAGAGTAGATGCTTGTTACCTCCACCAGGGGGATGTGTTTTCACCGCTTCAGTGTCAGACATTTAAGATTGCAACAttgagcttttttcccccattttcaccttgatgaaaacaaaatctggcatatttatgggactgatatctatcaatttgtgcaatttggtgcggctaAATTCAATTTAAGGTAAGTGTTGGGCCTTAGTGGAGGTAAAGTATGCATTCTGCCGAGTGCCATTCTAGGTTTTATGCGGCCTAGTTTCTTTGGCTTCCAACCAGATCGATTGCTTGCAGAAATGGCATGAAATGACTGTCAGGGCAAAGGTCTGTCGGTAAGAAGTGCAAtaaaatttccttttttatgagTTTGAAACATGCTGTCCTCTGAAAACTTGGTATCAAGTCTCAGTATTTTTCTCTAACACTCAATATTCAAGGTATGCCCAAATCAAAGCTGgaaaatattttagtttagtgTAGTATCTTTTTAAACACTTTCTGTTAAAAGGATTTCTtttacacacataaacatatcGACATGAAGACAAGAGCGTCTTAATAAAACCACCATATTCAGTCCTCTCAAGCTCTGTGTGCGACCTTCTGATTATTCAGTGGAAGTCGAGTCACTCACCATTGGGCACACTGTCGTCCATGGCCAGAACAAAGAAGATGTCAGAGGTCACCTGACTGATGACAGCCAGGGCAATGCTCCACGCATGTATCACAAAGTGGTTTGTCACTGAGAGGAGAAACATCTTGCATCTCTCCAGGGCGTCTGACTGCAGCTCAGAGGGCTGCAAGACACAACTTTTGTCTAGTACGTTGGACTTTGATTCGTTGTATATCACTTTGATTAACCTTTTGATAAGCCCTTTAATTGCTGTCATTATGATAATTAGcaagagctgtgtgtgtgggtgtgtgttctgATTCAAGATATCTCTTAATGTGACACAAAGGGTTAAATTACTGACTTTCAAATACATTACTTTTTGCATCTCATTCACCCATTTACAGAATGTCACACCCTCATCGTAGTGCCTTCCCACGTGAGGTGCTCATCAGTCCATTAAACAACGGCTCAGTTTCTTAGCCTGGGGACATTTTGAACTCGTggacaggaggagctggagaatgTCCTGCCAATCCGGTAGTTAGAGGTCAACTGTACACAGCTGCACCCTGTTACAGGGCTAGGTTAAGGCTGAGACATTTAGTTCATCATTCAAAAGTAACAATTACGATAATTAATGAATTTGTCAAGCAAAGATGCCAGGCTCTAAgatataagtttttttttcgtttgatCGTGTTTTATATAGCAAAGctggtttccaaaaaaaaaagaagtgacttATCATGGTTTACCTTATCCCTATACTTGATTAGAGAAgagctatataaatatacaatccatttaccatttacatctTTTGGCATTATTCAGGTTtacaattattaataactttatttatttatttgta
This window of the Scophthalmus maximus strain ysfricsl-2021 chromosome 21, ASM2237912v1, whole genome shotgun sequence genome carries:
- the LOC118291456 gene encoding uncharacterized protein LOC118291456; this translates as MQKVMYLKVSNLTLCVTLRDILNQNTHPHTQLLLIIIMTAIKGLIKRLIKVIYNESKSNVLDKSCVLQPSELQSDALERCKMFLLSVTNHFVIHAWSIALAVISQVTSDIFFVLAMDDSVPNALFQTSSRDVSETFALEVTMDWWSETYWIVVDLWSKAWLVEAVVRLFKRNVLGPQSCNPEIHPPVFYLLWTIIHFTRICSMSLWDRHDIVGVVVLRWSLPVLSFYMLYMSYSILHKHKAWLAINNPSGILWTRYLTQNGLAVFAWWSLLNAVVGLGIVLKYKAGVPDPLASTIVLTIVSLCTITWFILENFLLRRYLCCTFSVYPILILGLGTMFTRSYRVHDLSANTIYCGFLMLLMTIMSLIHLISACLYTDESGKPLAMEPCLKAEGCKTVCQPEGKIKQIFQH